In a genomic window of Temperatibacter marinus:
- the pyk gene encoding pyruvate kinase — MPSETAKIVRDRKTRIVATLGPASSSYEMIEKLFIAGVDVFRLNMSHGGSDGKDELIANIRAVEKRMHRPIAILADLQGPKLRIGQFENGSIMLNNGDIFHLDMNSKLGNSSRVTLPHKEIFEAMNVGTHLLLDDGKVKLEVTNIDGQDATCKVLVGGKLSDRKGVNVPNTVLPIAALTEKDRADLSYAVKAGCDWIALSFVQRPADVAEAKKLAGPGVAIMAKIEKPAAIDCLSEIVEYADGVMVARGDLGVEEPMENVPGLQKQIVRCARLEGKPVIVATQMLESMISSPVPTRAEVTDVANAVLEGADAVMLSAESAVGEYPIEAVSVMNRVTERVENDPTNSIAEFGISQMMANSTPGDAITAAARTVATTVHASAIVTFTSSGTTALRAARERPEAPILVLTPRIEIARRLALVWGLHTVKTKDINDFEHMIGKAKRMAFRTGLVTPGDRIVVTAGVPFGTPGATNVLHIAWINGNELN, encoded by the coding sequence ATGCCAAGTGAAACGGCAAAAATCGTCAGAGACAGAAAAACCCGTATCGTAGCAACTTTGGGGCCTGCCAGCAGTAGTTATGAAATGATTGAAAAATTATTCATTGCTGGCGTTGATGTCTTTCGTTTAAACATGAGCCACGGCGGCAGTGATGGCAAAGATGAACTCATTGCAAATATCCGTGCTGTCGAAAAACGGATGCACCGCCCGATTGCTATTCTTGCAGATCTTCAGGGACCAAAATTACGGATTGGTCAATTTGAAAATGGGTCTATCATGCTGAATAATGGGGATATTTTCCACTTGGACATGAACAGCAAGCTCGGCAATTCCTCGCGCGTCACACTGCCTCATAAAGAAATATTTGAAGCCATGAATGTTGGCACCCACCTTCTTTTAGATGATGGTAAAGTGAAGCTAGAGGTCACGAACATTGACGGTCAAGATGCCACATGCAAAGTCCTTGTTGGCGGTAAACTTTCTGATAGAAAAGGCGTTAACGTCCCTAATACAGTCCTTCCTATTGCTGCATTGACTGAAAAAGATCGCGCCGACTTATCTTATGCTGTAAAAGCTGGCTGTGATTGGATTGCCTTGTCTTTCGTCCAGCGCCCTGCAGATGTCGCTGAAGCTAAGAAATTGGCTGGACCTGGTGTCGCCATCATGGCAAAAATTGAAAAACCTGCCGCGATTGATTGCCTCAGTGAAATTGTCGAATATGCTGATGGCGTTATGGTTGCTCGCGGTGATTTAGGCGTAGAAGAGCCTATGGAAAATGTTCCAGGCCTTCAAAAGCAAATTGTTCGTTGCGCACGGCTTGAAGGAAAACCTGTTATTGTTGCGACACAAATGCTTGAGAGCATGATTTCTTCTCCTGTACCGACACGTGCGGAAGTCACGGACGTAGCCAATGCCGTTTTAGAAGGCGCAGACGCTGTCATGCTTTCTGCTGAGTCAGCTGTGGGAGAGTACCCCATTGAAGCTGTTAGCGTGATGAATCGTGTTACAGAACGTGTCGAGAATGACCCCACAAACAGCATTGCTGAATTTGGCATCTCCCAGATGATGGCAAACAGCACACCGGGTGATGCAATAACAGCTGCGGCAAGAACTGTAGCGACCACTGTGCACGCCTCTGCTATTGTCACTTTCACGTCTTCAGGAACAACAGCACTAAGAGCTGCCAGAGAACGGCCTGAAGCCCCTATTCTGGTTTTGACACCGCGTATTGAAATTGCTCGACGCTTAGCACTTGTTTGGGGTTTACATACTGTCAAAACTAAAGACATTAACGACTTTGAACATATGATCGGAAAAGCAAAGCGTATGGCC
- a CDS encoding N-formylglutamate amidohydrolase has product MTNTNILPPEVINPESECDVLILCDHASNHVPKEFDSLGLEEMSLAEHIAWDIGAEQITRKMCDMMGMTAVIQRVSRLVIDVNREPGRDSLIPVVSDGTAIPGNRNLSFEQTQNRVEAYYTPFHQVIEECIAHRLKRGRTPLIIGMHSFTDRMAGFQRPWQIGFLWNKDPRLAQAMIGMLERETTLTIGDNEPYSGKDLYYTMQRHGADNGLAQTTIEIRQDLAKNEKQCTEWAALLCDVLEELLERSDLMSLKHY; this is encoded by the coding sequence ATGACGAATACAAATATTTTACCGCCTGAAGTGATAAATCCAGAGAGTGAGTGCGATGTTTTAATTCTCTGTGATCATGCCAGCAATCATGTCCCAAAAGAATTTGACTCTCTGGGGCTTGAGGAAATGTCTCTTGCAGAGCATATCGCTTGGGATATTGGCGCAGAACAAATTACTCGAAAAATGTGTGATATGATGGGTATGACGGCCGTTATCCAAAGGGTGTCTCGCCTTGTGATTGATGTGAATAGAGAGCCAGGTCGCGATAGTTTAATTCCTGTTGTGAGTGATGGAACAGCAATACCAGGAAACAGAAACCTCTCTTTTGAGCAAACACAAAACCGTGTTGAAGCTTATTACACACCTTTTCATCAAGTCATTGAAGAGTGTATTGCCCACCGATTAAAACGAGGCCGGACACCATTAATTATTGGAATGCATAGTTTTACAGATCGAATGGCTGGCTTTCAAAGGCCGTGGCAGATTGGATTTCTGTGGAATAAAGATCCACGTTTAGCGCAAGCGATGATTGGTATGCTTGAGCGAGAAACAACTCTAACAATTGGGGATAATGAGCCTTATAGCGGTAAAGATTTATACTATACAATGCAACGCCACGGTGCTGACAATGGATTGGCACAGACAACCATCGAAATCAGGCAGGACTTAGCAAAAAATGAAAAGCAGTGCACCGAATGGGCTGCACTGCTGTGTGATGTTTTGGAGGAATTATTGGAGCGCTCTGATTTGATGTCGCTGAAACATTATTGA
- a CDS encoding Lrp/AsnC family transcriptional regulator — MIDQLDVKILNILQDRADLPLNEVADKVGSSRSVVWRRIQRMQDEGVITKNVSLVCPDKVGLAVMVFAHVKMQAHSRENLPNFIDMVQTFPEVVECHTLMGDIDFILKIRVQDVQAYEKFFWDKLSPIEGVREISSSIALTAHKDTTKLSINI; from the coding sequence ATGATTGATCAATTGGATGTTAAAATTCTGAATATTCTTCAGGATAGGGCAGATTTGCCATTAAATGAGGTTGCGGACAAGGTTGGATCATCACGGTCGGTGGTGTGGCGCAGAATTCAGCGCATGCAAGACGAGGGGGTGATCACGAAGAATGTCTCATTGGTTTGTCCTGATAAGGTAGGGTTGGCAGTGATGGTGTTTGCGCATGTGAAGATGCAAGCCCATAGCCGAGAGAATTTACCTAACTTTATAGATATGGTGCAAACCTTTCCAGAGGTTGTGGAATGTCATACTCTTATGGGGGATATTGATTTTATTCTCAAAATACGTGTTCAAGATGTTCAAGCTTATGAGAAGTTTTTCTGGGATAAATTATCTCCTATTGAAGGTGTGCGCGAGATAAGTTCATCAATTGCCCTGACAGCTCATAAAGATACAACAAAATTATCGATTAATATTTGA
- a CDS encoding DUF2312 domain-containing protein: protein MVNTGGIAGEQLRSFIERIERLEEEKKGLAEDVKEVYAQAKATGFDPKIMRKVISLRKMDQADRQEQEALLDVYLHAIEGGEQVRPTAEVVAINE from the coding sequence ATGGTAAATACAGGCGGTATCGCAGGAGAGCAATTACGGTCATTCATCGAGCGCATTGAGCGCTTGGAAGAAGAGAAAAAAGGTTTAGCCGAGGATGTTAAGGAAGTCTATGCGCAAGCGAAGGCTACAGGCTTTGATCCTAAGATCATGCGTAAGGTGATTAGCCTTCGTAAGATGGATCAGGCTGACCGTCAGGAGCAGGAAGCCTTGTTGGATGTCTATCTTCATGCGATTGAGGGCGGAGAGCAAGTTCGGCCGACAGCTGAAGTTGTGGCTATTAACGAATAA